The following are from one region of the Candidatus Acidulodesulfobacterium ferriphilum genome:
- a CDS encoding GGDEF domain-containing protein, whose translation MEEYRKCEDLGYIFINELLEFANQRKQVEEIFHFVNVGFEYTFGATAIMFIYKKYNLEEKIEISRGVSLEYVKKFNENPPLSILKEIKSARGGLYIDFKKEHEKYSEYSFLFEHDNVAEFYGYELKTAYTDSYFVIMYSVPGFKNCGNEKTGVFDTIFSVLAYILNSNKCVQTMRDCSQIDYVSGLNNFKYFHEKLFQEMQKIANEKGILSLALISINQLNKLNSIFGHSAGDKNIGLIANIIKKHIRIFDIAARYGNKFIILFPGMDKNPVKDILRTIFSEVEANFKNENQDILSLNAGVSSFPADGNNERTVLDLAEGHRIDARRKSKWSIV comes from the coding sequence ATGGAAGAATATCGCAAATGTGAAGATTTAGGCTATATATTTATAAATGAACTTTTAGAATTTGCCAATCAAAGAAAACAGGTAGAGGAAATATTTCATTTCGTTAATGTCGGTTTTGAATATACATTTGGGGCAACGGCAATAATGTTTATATACAAAAAATATAATCTGGAAGAAAAAATAGAAATTTCAAGAGGGGTTTCTCTTGAATATGTTAAAAAATTTAATGAAAATCCTCCATTATCTATATTAAAAGAAATAAAATCTGCTCGGGGCGGCTTATATATAGATTTCAAAAAAGAACACGAAAAGTATTCCGAATATAGTTTTTTATTTGAGCACGATAATGTGGCCGAGTTTTACGGCTATGAATTAAAAACCGCATATACGGACTCATATTTTGTAATAATGTACTCAGTCCCTGGATTTAAGAACTGCGGAAATGAAAAAACCGGCGTATTCGATACAATCTTTTCCGTACTTGCGTACATCTTAAACTCAAACAAATGCGTTCAAACTATGAGGGACTGTTCCCAGATCGATTATGTATCGGGGCTCAACAATTTTAAATATTTCCATGAAAAACTTTTTCAAGAGATGCAAAAAATTGCCAATGAAAAAGGAATATTATCCCTTGCTTTAATTTCAATAAATCAATTAAATAAACTAAACTCAATATTTGGCCACAGTGCGGGAGACAAAAACATAGGGCTAATCGCGAATATTATTAAAAAACATATACGAATATTCGATATAGCCGCCAGATACGGCAATAAATTTATTATACTGTTTCCAGGTATGGATAAGAACCCGGTCAAAGATATTTTAAGAACTATTTTTTCGGAGGTTGAGGCAAACTTTAAGAATGAAAACCAGGACATATTATCATTAAATGCCGGTGTTTCGTCATTCCCAGCGGACGGTAATAATGAACGAACGGTTTTAGATTTAGCCGAAGGTCATCGCATAGATGCCAGAAGGAAGAGTAAATGGTCCATAGTATAA
- a CDS encoding transcription termination factor Rho, which yields MNIKELSAKKISELLQIAKNYSIEGASGMRKQDLIYALLQAETEKNQQAEKNGLLSGEGVLEILPDQYGFLRSLEANYLHGPDDIYVSPSQIRKFGLRTGDTIRGVIRPPKDSERFYALLKVESVNFEDPEVAKEKILFDNLTPLYPEDRIKLEFDPKNLSTRLMDLLIPIGKGQRGLIVAPPRTGKTMLLKDIAHAINTNHKEIFLMVLLIDERPEEVTDMQRSVNGEVISSTFDEPPQRHIQIAEIVIEKAKRIVETGKDVVILLDSITRLARAYNVTIPSSGKVLSGGVDSNALHKPKRFFGAARNIEEGGSLTIIATALIDTGSRMDEVIFEEFKGTGNMEVNLDRKLAEKRVFPAFDINKSGTRKEELLVDKDHLKKIWVLRKVLSNMDPAEAMEFLIDKIKNTKSNADFLNLMNQ from the coding sequence ATGAATATTAAAGAATTATCCGCAAAAAAAATTTCAGAGTTATTGCAGATAGCAAAGAATTATAGCATAGAAGGAGCGTCGGGGATGCGAAAGCAAGATTTAATATATGCCCTGCTTCAGGCAGAAACTGAAAAAAACCAGCAGGCCGAAAAAAACGGTTTGCTTTCGGGCGAAGGCGTACTTGAAATTTTACCTGACCAGTACGGATTTTTAAGATCGCTCGAGGCAAATTATCTTCACGGACCTGACGACATTTATGTATCGCCGTCCCAGATTAGAAAATTCGGACTCAGAACCGGCGACACCATCCGCGGGGTAATCAGGCCGCCGAAAGACAGCGAAAGGTTTTATGCGCTCCTTAAGGTAGAAAGCGTTAATTTTGAAGACCCTGAAGTTGCCAAAGAAAAAATACTATTTGACAACCTGACCCCCTTATATCCCGAGGACAGGATAAAACTTGAATTCGATCCAAAAAATTTATCTACAAGACTGATGGATTTGCTTATTCCTATAGGAAAGGGACAAAGGGGCTTAATCGTGGCGCCTCCAAGGACAGGAAAAACCATGCTTTTAAAAGACATAGCCCACGCTATAAATACTAACCATAAAGAAATTTTTCTGATGGTTCTTTTAATAGACGAAAGACCGGAGGAAGTTACCGATATGCAAAGGTCCGTAAATGGGGAAGTAATCAGTTCCACATTTGACGAACCGCCTCAAAGACACATTCAGATTGCCGAAATAGTTATAGAAAAGGCAAAAAGAATCGTTGAAACAGGAAAAGATGTCGTTATCCTGCTGGACTCTATTACAAGGCTTGCCAGGGCTTACAATGTAACCATTCCATCCTCGGGAAAGGTTTTATCGGGCGGGGTTGATTCAAATGCCCTCCATAAGCCAAAAAGATTTTTCGGAGCGGCAAGAAATATCGAGGAGGGAGGAAGCCTTACCATAATAGCAACTGCCTTAATAGATACGGGTTCCAGAATGGATGAGGTAATTTTTGAAGAGTTTAAAGGAACGGGAAATATGGAGGTAAATTTAGACAGAAAACTTGCGGAAAAAAGGGTATTCCCCGCCTTCGATATAAATAAATCCGGTACAAGAAAAGAAGAACTTCTTGTTGACAAAGACCATCTTAAAAAGATTTGGGTTTTAAGAAAGGTTTTATCTAATATGGATCCGGCCGAAGCAATGGAATTCTTAATCGATAAAATTAAAAATACAAAATCAAATGCCGATTTCTTAAATCTAATGAATCAATAA